Proteins from a single region of Anaerolineales bacterium:
- a CDS encoding aminopeptidase P family protein gives MTTSLVQEKVQQAVGILQEYNIDLWLTFIRETSGGGDPVLPLIYGLDLTWQSALMITRSGECIAIVGRLEAEAAKRTGAYNTVLHYDQSIKPELLRVLEQLNPLQVAINYSTNDVHADGLSYGMYQLLCEYLDGTPFRNKLISAEKLHSALRGRKTLQEIERIRSAIRTTYAIFQNTFNYLKPGMTEIEVSDFMHAQLDAFGVKPAWEPINCPTVNAGPDSAIGHVGPTELKIAPGQLVHFDYGVLQDDYCSDIQRVVYFRCPGETTAPPEVQRGFDTVRQAIEKSLIAMKPGVTGKAIDQIARKTITDAGYPEYPYATGHQVGRVVHDGAGILGPEWERYGNTPNYLLEAEQVYTLEPGLAVPGYGYLGLEEDIVVTRNGAEYLGDPQKELILK, from the coding sequence ATGACCACCTCTCTCGTCCAGGAAAAAGTACAGCAGGCAGTGGGGATATTGCAAGAGTATAACATCGACCTTTGGCTGACCTTCATCAGGGAAACCAGCGGTGGGGGTGACCCAGTGCTGCCCCTGATATACGGCCTTGACCTGACGTGGCAAAGTGCGTTGATGATCACCAGATCAGGAGAATGCATCGCCATCGTTGGCCGGCTGGAAGCTGAAGCTGCAAAAAGGACAGGTGCATATAACACCGTTCTACACTACGACCAGTCAATCAAACCGGAGTTATTACGCGTGCTCGAGCAGCTTAACCCACTCCAGGTTGCCATCAATTATTCGACCAACGATGTCCATGCAGATGGACTCTCCTATGGGATGTACCAGCTTCTCTGCGAGTACCTTGACGGAACGCCATTCCGAAATAAACTCATCTCGGCGGAAAAACTACATAGTGCTTTACGGGGCAGGAAAACCCTTCAAGAAATCGAACGCATCCGGTCTGCAATCCGGACAACCTACGCAATTTTCCAAAATACCTTCAACTACCTGAAACCTGGCATGACCGAGATCGAGGTGAGTGACTTCATGCATGCCCAGCTAGACGCCTTTGGGGTGAAGCCAGCCTGGGAACCGATTAACTGCCCAACAGTAAACGCTGGGCCAGATTCAGCGATCGGTCATGTGGGACCTACTGAGCTAAAGATTGCACCTGGGCAGCTTGTACATTTTGATTATGGCGTGTTACAAGATGACTATTGCTCGGATATTCAGCGGGTAGTCTATTTCCGCTGTCCAGGGGAGACCACCGCACCCCCGGAAGTCCAGCGTGGCTTCGATACTGTTCGGCAAGCCATTGAGAAGTCCTTGATAGCGATGAAACCCGGTGTGACGGGGAAGGCCATTGATCAGATTGCACGAAAAACCATCACCGATGCTGGATACCCCGAATATCCGTATGCCACTGGTCACCAGGTTGGCCGGGTGGTGCATGATGGAGCGGGAATCCTTGGACCAGAATGGGAACGTTATGGAAACACCCCCAATTACCTGCTGGAAGCCGAGCAGGTATACACCCTTGAGCCTGGCTTAGCAGTCCCTGGGTATGGTTATCTCGGGCTCGAAGAAGATATCGTGGTCACCAGGAATGGCGCGGAGTATCTGGGTGACCCACAGAAAGAGCTGATATTAAAATAG
- a CDS encoding S9 family peptidase — MAQIDSFLAARLFLSPQLTDDRIFFISNLSGHMSLYVMDYGGSVPEPLLPPGIALQNPHLIGGGSYFVFPKIGKILVMLDKDGDENYQPMVLPLEGGYPEPVLNNFFSNYRVHLGHCDPKEQICYFTAESRAEAMNESYRWHLETGELVKIAQSRWGAYVRVHNKDHSKLILVDGYSAGDEVIFLWEKDGEKPEVIRGVPMDQRKPDQVVPLEALDPIHFVRGERGLLLSSAIFEDTFSLGYLSFKHPEEVKPVTLKGVKHHGKGELVNCDFIKGKTYLLHYNIDGTSWLYEGKFNEDDLVMKLEHILVGKGEIANGVLESVSYDKGSDRYVLSHSTATSPTQIFTVEGKKRDSYVLHTREKVLGISEKLLSPGEDASFTSYDGLRISARLYLPAEKLLIKPPYPLVYYVHGGPQSQERPDFAWFSMPLIQFLTLNGFAVFVPNVRGSSGYGLSYMKQVDRDWGGLDRLDHVHAMKILKKDDRLDVSRAAVVGRSYGGYMTLTMASRHPELWSAAVDMFGPYDLLTFSERLPETWKPYFKLSLGDPVDDRKFLVERSPRTYIDQIQCPLLVIQGKNDPRVIEQESHDLVEHLRETGKQVEYLMFENEGHDVLKMENRVICYNAITDFFKKHLMK; from the coding sequence ATGGCACAAATCGACTCTTTTCTTGCAGCTCGCTTGTTTCTTTCACCTCAATTGACTGATGACCGAATCTTCTTTATCAGCAACCTGAGTGGTCATATGAGTTTATATGTTATGGATTATGGCGGGAGTGTCCCTGAACCTTTGTTACCTCCGGGGATTGCCTTGCAGAACCCACATCTGATCGGCGGCGGTTCGTATTTTGTCTTTCCAAAAATTGGGAAGATCCTGGTTATGCTGGATAAAGATGGGGATGAGAATTATCAACCTATGGTCCTCCCTCTTGAAGGTGGCTATCCAGAACCGGTGCTTAATAACTTCTTTTCCAATTACCGTGTTCACCTGGGACATTGTGACCCAAAGGAACAAATCTGTTATTTCACAGCTGAATCACGCGCGGAAGCGATGAACGAATCTTACCGTTGGCATTTAGAAACAGGTGAATTGGTAAAAATTGCTCAAAGTCGCTGGGGTGCTTACGTCAGGGTCCACAACAAGGACCATTCAAAACTCATTTTAGTGGATGGTTATTCCGCCGGAGATGAAGTGATTTTCCTGTGGGAGAAGGATGGGGAAAAACCGGAAGTAATCCGCGGTGTCCCGATGGATCAACGAAAACCAGATCAGGTTGTACCCCTAGAAGCCCTGGATCCGATCCACTTTGTGAGGGGTGAGCGTGGATTGTTACTTTCCAGCGCCATCTTCGAAGATACCTTTAGCCTGGGATACCTCAGCTTTAAGCATCCTGAGGAAGTCAAGCCTGTTACCTTGAAAGGTGTCAAACACCATGGGAAAGGTGAATTGGTCAATTGCGATTTTATCAAGGGGAAGACTTATCTCCTTCATTACAATATCGACGGGACATCCTGGCTTTATGAAGGTAAATTCAATGAGGATGATCTGGTGATGAAGCTGGAGCACATCCTCGTGGGGAAAGGTGAAATTGCTAATGGTGTTTTGGAATCCGTCAGCTATGACAAAGGTAGCGATCGATATGTCCTCAGCCACTCCACCGCCACTTCACCAACCCAGATATTCACGGTGGAAGGGAAGAAGAGGGACAGCTATGTGCTCCATACCAGGGAAAAAGTTCTAGGAATTTCTGAAAAGCTGCTTTCACCGGGCGAAGATGCTTCATTTACATCTTATGACGGTCTGCGCATCTCTGCCAGGCTTTACTTGCCAGCGGAAAAACTTCTTATCAAGCCACCCTATCCCCTGGTCTATTACGTCCACGGCGGGCCTCAGAGCCAGGAACGCCCTGATTTTGCCTGGTTCTCGATGCCGCTGATCCAATTCCTTACTTTGAACGGGTTTGCGGTGTTCGTCCCGAACGTGCGTGGCAGCAGCGGATATGGATTGAGTTACATGAAACAGGTGGACCGCGACTGGGGTGGCCTTGACCGATTGGACCATGTGCATGCCATGAAAATCCTCAAAAAGGACGACCGGCTGGATGTTTCACGGGCAGCGGTAGTTGGAAGATCTTATGGAGGCTATATGACCCTCACCATGGCCTCCAGGCATCCAGAGCTGTGGTCGGCTGCTGTGGACATGTTTGGCCCGTACGACTTGCTGACATTCAGTGAGCGATTGCCTGAAACGTGGAAACCCTACTTTAAATTATCACTTGGTGATCCGGTGGATGACCGCAAGTTCCTGGTTGAACGCTCACCCCGCACATACATCGATCAGATTCAATGCCCGCTACTGGTCATCCAGGGCAAGAATGATCCACGCGTGATTGAACAAGAGTCGCACGATCTGGTGGAGCATTTACGAGAAACAGGTAAGCAGGTTGAGTACCTGATGTTCGAAAATGAAGGCCATGACGTGCTAAAGATGGAGAACCGGGTAATCTGCTACAATGCCATCACAGATTTCTTTAAAAAGCACTTGATGAAATGA
- a CDS encoding CoA pyrophosphatase, protein MDALTEEFISSRLAESYGASGEDSCYKYFLSSNPRPAAVLIPLFFASPEDKQEHRWQVLLTRRTEGVAEHQGQVAFPGGRADPTDLTPESTALREAYEEIGLEPTSVRILGKMKELPTISNYCITPVVGVIPWPFEIRLEETEVSRVFSIPLDWLFDPTHHETRYRTIPEPFSKLLKMKSHPVIYFQTYQEELLWGVSAQITVDFIEILRNKKRAGA, encoded by the coding sequence ATGGACGCACTAACGGAAGAATTTATCTCATCCAGGCTGGCAGAATCGTATGGAGCCTCGGGAGAAGATTCCTGTTACAAATATTTCCTCTCATCGAATCCCCGACCTGCAGCCGTATTGATCCCCCTGTTTTTTGCTAGCCCAGAAGATAAGCAGGAACATCGCTGGCAGGTCTTGCTCACCCGACGAACTGAAGGGGTAGCAGAACACCAAGGACAGGTAGCATTCCCCGGTGGAAGGGCCGACCCGACTGATCTGACCCCCGAATCAACTGCCTTGCGGGAAGCTTACGAGGAGATCGGCTTGGAACCGACGAGCGTACGGATTTTAGGCAAAATGAAGGAACTACCAACCATTTCCAATTACTGTATCACACCGGTGGTCGGTGTGATCCCCTGGCCATTTGAAATCAGGTTGGAAGAAACTGAAGTCAGCCGGGTGTTTTCTATCCCCTTGGATTGGTTATTTGACCCAACCCACCACGAAACCCGCTATCGAACGATTCCAGAGCCGTTTTCAAAATTATTGAAGATGAAAAGCCATCCGGTGATTTATTTTCAAACCTATCAGGAGGAGCTCCTATGGGGGGTGAGCGCTCAGATCACGGTGGATTTCATTGAAATATTGAGAAATAAAAAAAGGGCGGGTGCTTGA
- a CDS encoding carboxypeptidase has product MDIIHYYTNEEIANLLEDWSLKYPDLFQLSVIGKSYEDRPIYLLTITNQATGKDTEKPAIWIDANLHATEITGTTTALYIAHQLLSGYGSDPQVRRQLDQSVYYIVPRANPDGAEWALALNPRYVRSGVRPYPWEEKDEGLFEQDINGDGKILQMRLQDPNGDWKISSLDPRLMEKRAPEETGGIYYRVFPEGILNDYDGYTIKSARPLEGLDFNRNFPFEWRTEGEQYGAGPYPTSEPEIRALTDFVTSHHNINLAITFHTYSRVILRPYSTKADDDMNTEDLWVFKKIGEIGTKITGYRCVSTFHDFKYHPKEVTTGAFDDWMYDHHGVFTYTIELWDLPTEAGIKDRKWMDWWREHPHEEDLQILKWVDEHAAPDAYLPWQPYNHPQLGKIELGGWDNFYTWRNPPVSQLEQEVSRHYPFILTLGELLPHLSIHSLEVKKLNDNDYHLNLVVENSGFLPSYTSQQGKARKVCRPVRVELELPAGASLANGKRLQDLGHLEGRSNKMEHAGHAAESPTDNRARLEWVIHAAIGTKINLKVMSERAGSLHQEISLP; this is encoded by the coding sequence ATGGACATAATTCATTATTACACGAATGAAGAGATTGCAAACCTGCTGGAGGATTGGTCTTTAAAGTATCCGGATCTTTTCCAGCTGAGTGTGATCGGGAAGAGTTATGAAGATCGCCCGATTTATCTGCTAACCATCACTAACCAGGCAACGGGTAAGGATACCGAAAAGCCAGCCATCTGGATCGATGCCAACCTGCACGCCACGGAGATCACCGGGACGACTACCGCATTGTATATTGCTCACCAGTTGTTGTCAGGTTATGGCAGTGATCCCCAGGTAAGGCGCCAGCTTGACCAGAGCGTATACTACATCGTGCCGCGCGCCAACCCAGACGGTGCGGAATGGGCGTTGGCCCTTAACCCGCGCTATGTACGCTCTGGAGTTCGGCCTTATCCGTGGGAGGAGAAGGATGAAGGTTTATTTGAGCAGGACATCAATGGGGATGGGAAGATCCTGCAGATGAGGCTTCAGGATCCAAACGGAGATTGGAAAATATCAAGCCTCGACCCACGCTTGATGGAAAAACGAGCTCCAGAGGAAACAGGCGGGATATACTACCGGGTTTTCCCCGAAGGTATTTTAAATGATTACGATGGATATACTATAAAATCCGCCCGGCCGCTGGAGGGGCTTGATTTTAACCGCAACTTCCCCTTTGAATGGCGTACAGAGGGCGAGCAATACGGTGCAGGACCCTATCCGACCTCTGAACCGGAGATCCGGGCACTTACGGATTTCGTCACCAGCCACCATAATATCAACCTGGCGATCACTTTTCACACCTATAGCCGGGTTATCCTGCGCCCCTACAGCACCAAAGCAGATGATGATATGAATACCGAAGACCTGTGGGTGTTTAAGAAGATTGGTGAAATTGGCACCAAGATCACTGGATACCGCTGTGTATCCACGTTCCATGATTTCAAGTATCATCCAAAGGAAGTCACCACTGGGGCTTTTGATGACTGGATGTACGACCATCACGGGGTGTTCACCTATACCATCGAGCTATGGGACCTGCCCACAGAGGCCGGAATCAAGGATCGAAAGTGGATGGACTGGTGGCGGGAACACCCCCACGAAGAAGACCTGCAAATCTTGAAGTGGGTGGATGAGCATGCCGCCCCAGACGCTTACCTGCCCTGGCAGCCGTATAATCACCCGCAACTTGGTAAAATTGAGCTGGGTGGCTGGGATAATTTCTACACCTGGCGTAACCCACCGGTGAGTCAGCTTGAACAAGAAGTCAGTAGACATTACCCATTTATCCTCACCCTCGGAGAGCTGCTACCTCACCTCTCCATCCACTCTTTGGAAGTTAAGAAACTCAATGATAATGATTATCACCTCAACCTGGTGGTTGAGAACAGCGGTTTCTTGCCAAGCTATACCAGCCAGCAAGGCAAAGCTCGTAAAGTCTGCCGGCCGGTGAGGGTTGAGCTGGAGCTCCCTGCAGGGGCATCTCTGGCCAATGGGAAGCGATTACAAGATCTGGGTCACCTGGAAGGGCGCAGCAATAAGATGGAGCATGCAGGGCATGCAGCCGAAAGTCCTACCGATAACCGGGCACGCCTTGAATGGGTCATCCATGCTGCGATAGGTACTAAGATCAATCTGAAGGTCATGAGCGAGCGCGCAGGTTCACTGCACCAAGAAATTTCCCTTCCATAA
- a CDS encoding tRNA (adenine-N1)-methyltransferase translates to MIDNETNACAQAGDIAELISAQNKRFIFRLVQDGKFETHRGYLSHNDLIGQQWGTRVFTHMGSPFVLLQPSLSDILVETRRNTQIMYPKDIGFILISMDIGPGRHVLEAGTGSGSFTTALAYAVGPQGKVISYEARPEFQHLAHKNLDRLGLADRVEFKLRDVVEGFDETNVDAVFLDLPNPQDYVLQAKQALKPGGHLGSILPTTNQVSTFLISLRRANFAFIEVCEILLRYYKAVADRLRPTDRMVAHTGYLIFARSVVTEAGEQVESNGEALSGEQINMDQPAG, encoded by the coding sequence ATGATTGACAATGAAACAAATGCCTGTGCACAGGCTGGCGACATTGCCGAGCTGATCAGCGCCCAAAATAAGCGTTTCATTTTCCGGTTGGTTCAAGATGGGAAATTTGAGACTCACCGGGGCTACCTGAGCCATAATGATCTGATCGGGCAGCAATGGGGCACACGCGTCTTTACCCACATGGGAAGCCCATTCGTGTTGCTACAACCGTCTCTATCTGATATCCTGGTTGAGACCCGGCGTAATACACAGATCATGTACCCGAAGGATATCGGTTTCATCCTGATCTCCATGGATATTGGACCTGGCCGGCATGTACTCGAAGCTGGAACTGGTTCGGGATCGTTCACCACCGCCCTGGCATATGCCGTCGGGCCACAGGGAAAGGTGATCAGCTATGAAGCACGCCCAGAATTCCAGCACCTGGCTCATAAGAATCTTGATCGCCTAGGTCTGGCAGACCGAGTTGAGTTCAAGTTGCGGGATGTGGTTGAGGGGTTTGACGAAACGAATGTCGATGCAGTGTTCCTCGATCTGCCCAACCCGCAGGATTACGTGCTTCAGGCCAAGCAGGCACTCAAACCTGGAGGTCACCTGGGGAGCATCCTGCCCACCACCAATCAGGTATCCACTTTTCTAATCTCCCTCCGACGGGCGAATTTTGCATTCATTGAAGTGTGCGAGATCCTGTTACGCTATTATAAAGCTGTGGCTGACCGGTTACGCCCGACAGACCGAATGGTAGCCCATACCGGTTACCTGATCTTTGCCCGTTCGGTGGTTACTGAAGCAGGTGAACAGGTAGAATCAAATGGCGAAGCCCTATCTGGTGAACAAATAAATATGGATCAGCCAGCAGGCTAG
- a CDS encoding 50S ribosomal protein L25 — MEETLLKANRRDILGKQVKAIRREGKLPAVIYGHHIQPISIVLDLHDTSRSLMGLAPSALVTVDVDGEKHRTLVREKQRNKITGTLLHIDFLAVSMTEKLRSRVYMEIVGVSPAIKDFDGVLVTGLDEVEVECLPNDLPERIVVDISELANIGDGIYVHDLAVPEGVKILTDAETMVALITAQAAAEEEVAPAIEEVVGEEPEVIEHGKKEEEEEEA; from the coding sequence ATGGAAGAAACATTGTTAAAGGCAAATCGCCGTGATATCCTGGGCAAACAGGTCAAGGCGATTCGCAGGGAAGGCAAGCTCCCGGCAGTTATTTATGGTCACCACATCCAGCCGATTTCGATCGTGCTGGACCTGCACGACACCTCCCGCAGCTTGATGGGACTGGCGCCCTCTGCGCTGGTAACGGTTGACGTGGACGGCGAGAAACATCGCACCCTGGTCAGGGAAAAGCAACGCAACAAGATCACCGGCACGTTGTTGCATATCGATTTCCTGGCTGTTTCTATGACAGAAAAACTACGCTCCAGAGTTTATATGGAAATTGTGGGTGTTTCGCCTGCGATCAAAGATTTTGATGGTGTGTTGGTGACTGGCCTTGATGAGGTTGAGGTGGAATGTCTCCCCAATGATCTGCCCGAACGTATCGTTGTGGATATCTCCGAGCTGGCTAATATTGGAGATGGCATCTACGTTCATGACCTGGCGGTGCCAGAAGGGGTGAAGATCCTCACCGATGCCGAAACCATGGTAGCCCTTATCACCGCTCAGGCTGCAGCAGAAGAAGAGGTCGCTCCCGCCATTGAAGAGGTGGTTGGTGAAGAACCTGAGGTGATCGAGCACGGAAAGAAGGAAGAAGAAGAGGAAGAAGCGTGA